The following coding sequences are from one Humulus lupulus chromosome X, drHumLupu1.1, whole genome shotgun sequence window:
- the LOC133807339 gene encoding uncharacterized protein At2g24330 — protein sequence MAEDKGVGEGEKIESGTTPTATTTTSEIGMKKKRKGIFSRIWNGIFRIHGDDFEKRLQYISKEEATVLARMKRRSQTWRRMIRHLIIFSVIFEAIAVGYAIVTTRTADMNWKMRAFRVLPMFLLPAISSLTYSAFVRFTKMCDRKDQKTLEKLRAERQAKIDELKERTNYYTTQQLIQRYDPDPAAKAAAATVLASKLGADSGLKMFLGDEPNVQAPIGKSKDVELVQSGGLRNRKQPHTHSGSAGSSPLLHSGEGTPQSLESEDPQTSEQSPLVVSHYNPQGSPAQDGGWIARIAALLVGEDPTQSYALICGNCHMHNGLARKEDFPFITYYCPHCQALNRPHQSEERVSGSSTPNLGSIRGAGSSEVLKTASVPASESVVTGDSSIIRAIPENKIEELTETTEDLAS from the exons ATGGCAGAAGATAAAGGCGTTGGAGAAGGAGAGAAGATAGAATCCGGAACGACTCCAACAGCAACAACAACCACGAGTGAGATTGGGATGAAGAAGAAGCGTAAGGGAATCTTTTCCAGAATTTGGAACGGAATCTTTAGAATACACGGCGATGATTTTGAGAAGCGCCTTCAGTATATTTCTAAAGAAGAGGCCACTGTTCTTGCTAGAATGAAGAGGAGGTCCCAAACATGGAGGCGTATGATTAGACACCTTATTATATTTTCTGTCATTTTTGAG GCTATTGCAGTTGGTTATGCTATTGTAACAACGCGAACAGCGGATATGAATTGGAAAATGAGAGCATTTCGAGTTTTGCCTATGTTTCTTTTGCCTGCTATCTCTTCTCTTACTTATTCGGCATTTGTAAGATTTACAAAGATGT GTGATCGCAAGGACCAAAAGACTTTGGAAAAACTCAGGGCAGAAAGGCAGGCAAAAATTGATGAGCTTAAAGAAAGAACGAATTATTACACTACTCAACAACTAATTCAG AGATATGACCCTGACCCAGCAGCAAAAGCAGCGGCGGCAACTGTTTTAGCATCGAAGTTGGGTGCAGATTCAGGTCTGAAAATGTTTTTGGGAGATGAACCTAATGTTCAAGCTCCAATTGGAAAGAGCAAAGATGTAGAACTTGTTCAGTCTGGTGGACTTCGGAACAGGAAACAACCTCACACTCATTCGGGTAGTGCTGGGAGCAGTCCCTTGCTTCATTCTGGTGAAGGTACACCTCAATCTCTGGAGAGTGAGGATCCCCAGACTTCTGAGCAGAGCCCGTTGGTTGTTAGTCATTACAATCCTCAAGGTTCCCCTGCTCAGGATGGAGGATGGATTGCTCGAATTGCAGCATTACTTGTTGGTGAAGATCCAACACAGTCGTATGCACTCATTTGTGGCAACTGCCACATGCACAATG GACTTGCTAGGAAGGAAGATTTCCCATTCATCACATATTATTGCCCACATTGTCAGGCCCTAAACAGGCCACACCAATCCGAAGAGCGTGTTTCTGGTTCTAGTACCCCTAATTTGGGATCCATCAGAGGCGCGGGAAGTAGTGAGGTGTTGAAGACTGCTAGTGTTCCTGCAAGTGAGAGTGTGGTCACAGGTGACAGTTCCATTATTAGAGCCATTCCAGAGAACAAAATTGAGGAATTGACCGAGACAACAGAGGATTTAGCCAGTTGA